CTAACGTTTGTCCCCGTCGAGTCTGCGTATAGCACAGGAACTACCAGCCCCACTTTCACCTTAGTGGTAAAAAATGCAGCGTTGGCAGCGTCATCACATTTAGGCTGTGATTTTTGCTTTGCTAACCAACATCCATTGAAACTATCTAGCTCAAGCGGAACATCGCCATGAATAATATGTGTGGCCGCGCGCTCAACATAATACGGCAAGCTGTTTAACAAACGCTGAAGGCGAGTATGATCGGAGAGCTCAGCAAGTTTTGGCAACTCTCTGGCATAAAATACATTTACAAGCTCGGCAAATACAAGGCGAGATGCTTCGTCATACCAGATTGTATTTTGCTGCTGCTCCAAAACGCCTCCCGTCAATGCAATCTACTTTAGTAGACTGGTGTACATCCTTTATACACTAGCCATGTTTCAAATCAAAGCAAACTGCTCTGTTGTACTTGCTTACGGCTTGGTTCCTAGTTTTGTTGTACTTGCTTACGGCTTGGTTCCTAGTTTTGCTTGCCCCTCAGCCATAAATTGTACTACCGAACTGCGTTTTTTTCCTATTAAGAAACTGCCGTCAGTCAAAAACATAAAGTTCTGCCAACATCGCTTAAACACGTCAAAACGGGTCTCGATCACATCATCTCGAGAGAGACAAAAATACACGGTGGTATTAGCTTGCCAATCAAGAAATTGCTCGATAGTCTCAGGAAACGCTTCTCCTGCTTCCCACGGCTGCTCCCAATTGAGGGTTTCTTGCCATGAGTCCGCTTTACCAACCCAGTCTGTTTTATCAAAGAAATCAGGGTGATCTTTTTCGTTGCTTACCATAGTGCTCCAAAGCACCGCAGCGCGCGCCGCTGACATTGGTTTTATCAATGCCAGGTCGGATTCTTCGATTGGAAGATCTTTATGTTTGAAAACCCAAGCTTTCTTATAATCGTCCAGCGCAATATAATTCA
The sequence above is a segment of the Pseudoalteromonas piscicida genome. Coding sequences within it:
- a CDS encoding DUF2947 domain-containing protein, with translation MNYIALDDYKKAWVFKHKDLPIEESDLALIKPMSAARAAVLWSTMVSNEKDHPDFFDKTDWVGKADSWQETLNWEQPWEAGEAFPETIEQFLDWQANTTVYFCLSRDDVIETRFDVFKRCWQNFMFLTDGSFLIGKKRSSVVQFMAEGQAKLGTKP